The following coding sequences lie in one Arachis hypogaea cultivar Tifrunner chromosome 4, arahy.Tifrunner.gnm2.J5K5, whole genome shotgun sequence genomic window:
- the LOC112797426 gene encoding LIM domain-containing protein PLIM2c — translation MSFTGTLDKCKACDKTVYVVDLLTLEGIPYHKNCFRCTHCKGYLTMSTYSSMDGVLYCKTHFEQLFKESGNFSKNFQTAKPSEKSNDGNKAPSRLSSMFSGTLDKCSVCGKTVYPLEKMSLEGECYHKTCFRCAHAGCPLTHSNYAALDGVLYCKHHFQQLFMEKGNYNHVLQAAKDKKVNATPPSEQADAEDGEKPESEEKKEEEEEAAHEEEESKEEEEEKKDEDT, via the exons atGTCATTCACAGGAACTTTGGACAAATGCAAGGCTTGTGACAAAACTGTTTATGTGGTTGATTTGTTAACTCTTGAAGGTATACCTTACCATAAAAACTGCTTCAGATGCACTCACTGCAAGGGTTATCTTACG ATGAGCACCTATTCCTCAATGGATGGTGTCCTGTATTGCAAGACACACTTTGAACAGCTTTTCAAGGAATCTGGAAATTTTAGTAAGAACTTTCAAACAG CAAAGCCTTCTGAAAAATCAAATGATGGG AACAAGGCTCCAAGCAGACTCTCCTCCATGTTTAGTGGAACTCTTGACAAATGCTCAGTTTGTGGAAAAACAGTGTATCCACTGGAGAAG ATGTCGCTGGAAGGAGAGTGCTATCACAAGACATGCTTTAGGTGTGCTCATGCAGGTTGTCCTCTGACACACTCCAACTATGCTGCCCTTGATGGTGTCCTGTATTGCAAGCACCATTTCCAGCAGCTCTTCATGGAGAAGGGTAACTACAACCATGTACTCCAGGCTGCTAAGGACAAAAAGGTCAATGCCACTCCACCTTCTGAACAAGCCGATGCTGAAGATGGCGAGAAGCCGGAGTCCgaggagaagaaagaggaagaagaagaagcagctcatgaggaagaagaatctaaggaagaggaagaggaaaagaaagatgAGGACACTTAG